The Brassica oleracea var. oleracea cultivar TO1000 chromosome C7, BOL, whole genome shotgun sequence sequence CTCTCTGGAACTCCTGTAAGTAACAATAACATAGGTTTTCTCGAGGATCAGGATCAAGAACAAAGAAGTCTTAACATTTGAAGTAAGTCAATTTGAGTGTCTAACAACCTTAGCGGAACGAGTAGAGCGGTAAAGCTTCTCGAGCTGATGATGCCTTTGCATTTCAAGCTCATCAATCACCATTACGTCAGAGCTTTCATAGCCAGTCCCACTGAACTGCTTGATCACAGCCTACATTCCCCCATTACCACACAAACATCACCAATGTTGTGTAACCAAAACAACTTTCTATAACACTAATATACAAATCAAAATGCTTGAAAATTCGAGACGACGAACACGAAATTGGTATATATAGCTTTGCAAGATCAGACACCTAAGCAGATTTATCCTCCAAATTAGGAGATTCCGACATCATTAAACTCGAGATTCGGTGAATCAGTAAATGTTATTACCAGTTGTTGCTTGGCGACTTGATCTCTGAGCTTACTCGCTTGTCTTCTAAACGCATCCATCCTCACTTCTCCTGAGAAAACACGAAAGAGTAGGGTTTTGAGAGAGAGTGTGTGTATGAAGTCTCACTTCGATCGGACCAGTTTGGAAACTGACAAAACAGATCAGATCTGATTCAGAGATGGTAGAAATGTATGTTCTTCTTCGTCACTGATCTCTAATCCGCGGAGAAATCCACAGAGCCCGGTCGGGTCGGGTCGGGTCGAGTCGGATAAAAAAGGTCCGCGAGAATGGTTAACCTTGAATTTAACATCTGAAGTTGAACCGAACGAGCTGGTTTAGTCCGGTTAAAATGATTGTTCACGAGTGATGATGATTAGGCCAAATCATTAATTAATTATCTAATAAACCCCTTCGCATAAATAATTTAATTTGATAGTAGTAGGTGCTAACGAAATAGTATCTGACATGGCCAACTCACAACCACTTGTCTATTGTCCCCACTCCCACATACCATAATAATCTGAAAAGACAACCATACGTTATTTGTTTATTTATTTTCTAATTAGCGTTGGTTTTCTTTTGAATATGTACCGACATTATCAACTGCTACTTCAGTGACATCATGTTCTTGAAATAAATTATTTTTGGCTCCACCAAATTGTTGTTTTTTTTTTTAAAGAACAAATCATGCAACAGAACTAATGTTACTGCAACCTTCAGTAATGCAGCTACCTCAATTTCTGTAAGTTCGTCGTTATATAGTTGTACCAAATCTGGTATCTAAAACAGATGTTTTGAAAATAAAATGTTTACAAAAATCTCTAACCATTACATCAATTGAAATGACTAAAAATCTGAAAAACGGAACAAACACGGGTAACAAATGAAACAAACGCGGAAACAAATACAAAAAAAAACATTAATGAGTGTGATTTATCAAATTAAATGTTAATTAAACCCCTTCACAAGTATAAATCACAACTTTCCCACTTCTACCATTTTGAGTTTTGAAACTTTACTGCTTGCTCACAGGAAAAAAAAACTTATCATCTTCTTGTTGTAAATTTACCGAGAGAGAGAAAAGGGAAGAGACAAGCCAGGATCCGGGCATAGCTGTACAGATCCCCACACTCCAAAAGGAACCCTAATCATGCCTCCAGGTGCTAAGAAAAGGAAAGCTGCAAAGAAAAAGCAGCAACAACAAGAAGCATCTTCTCCTCAAACCAATCTCATACCCACCACCAACCATGGTGAACTTATCCCACTACCTACCCTTGTCTTTCTTTTGCTTTTCTTTTCTAATTGTCTATCTGTATCTCAATCATTCAATCTCACACACGTTTAGGCCACCTTTCTTGTTTGTTTGAGTAAGAATCTTTTCTCTATATATATAGATCCTTCAAAGTTTGGATTTTTATTGCTGTGCTCACTGATCCAACCAAATGGGTATCTATTTTTATTCACTTTCATATAGTTTTGTTGTGCCAGATTCATGATTTTGATTGAAAGTTTATATCTTTTGCTGATTTATGTGGATCTCTGATGATTTTTGATTTGATTAATAGCTCTTCCAGTTTGATCTTTTAAGGTTGTAGATTTGACTTGGAACAGTCTCTAAGTCATTCTCTGTTGTGTAATATTATTATTGTTCCTCTGTTTTGAAACTAATGTGATTTGTTAAACCGGTGTTTTAGATTCGAGGGAAGAAGATGCTGTCAGAACCGACAAGGATACTGATGAGCGTATAGAGATCACTGATTCAAGCCGTGATCGTGACAAGAAGAACTCTAGCAGTAGCAGTAATAGCAGCAGCAGCAGCAGCTCGGATGATGAATCCGGTGAAGTTAAGAAGAAGGAGAGTGGTGAATCTGTTTCTGAAGCTGTTACTGTGAGTTCTGTGCCAAACCAACCTATTCCAATAGCTGGAGATGCTCCTTTCATGGGGTCTACTGCTAATGTGATTGTCGAGAGTATCGGTTTGATGGATTCAACTACTCCTCCTAGTGGTACACTTACCTCAGACGAGAGTTCTCTTGCATCTGATGAGGTTAAGCAGGCGTCTTCAAGTGCAACCACCACTGCTAAAAAAGAAACTGAGGGAAAAACTTCGACTCTTGTTCCTGAAGGCAGCAAGGAGTCTGGAGCTACCAGTTCTCATGAAGAAGAGGTGATCCTAGTTGTTATTCTATTTTGATTTGGTTCACATTTTATTGTGTTGCTTATGTTACCATAGCAAATAAGACTATACTCGATACTCTCTCAGGCTTCCGTGCTACCAATGCATGGAGTTGCGCAAAGAACCTCATGGTTAAGTTGTTGTGGCTTGTTTGATGTGGTCACAGGATCCAGTAGATAAACTCAGGTAACTCCCAAACTTTCTTTAAATTTCTATTCTTCCCTCCTTACTGTTTGATGCATAGTCTATCTGTTCTTAACGAACTTCATCAGTCTACATATGATTCTTAGTTCATGGATAATAAAAGAACCTTCATCATTGAACAATTGTGTATCTTATGGAACATCACTTTGAGCTGTGCGTGAAAACAGAATAATCATTAGTTACACAACACATTCGACTTGTTGATGGGTTTCTTGACACTCTTGTTTCAATCGCAGAAACAGTGTTTCCTTCGTGAGCTCAGAAGTGTTATCACAGCTAAGGATTCTCGGTTTTCTATATCAGGTTACCTGTGAAAATTCAGTTACTTGATGAATAGTCTTAAGGCAGGCTTGTCTGTAGTTTCTGCTCTTTATATAAGTGGCTCTCTTCCCTTTTGCTCTGTTCGATTCCTTGCTGTTGTTTTTGTTCTCTCAGGTTCTGAGACTTTGAGACAGTTGTTGGCCAATTTATGTATGATTATTATTTCTCTAGAGAATGAGCTAACAATATATTTAACAATAAGGGTTTCATAAGAAGTGTGTAAAACGTTACTGT is a genomic window containing:
- the LOC106301614 gene encoding nucleolin 2 isoform X2 codes for the protein MDSREEDAVRTDKDTDERIEITDSSRDRDKKNSSSSSNSSSSSSSDDESGEVKKKESGESVSEAVTVSSVPNQPIPIAGDAPFMGSTANVIVESIGLMDSTTPPSGTLTSDESSLASDEVKQASSSATTTAKKETEGKTSTLVPEGSKESGATSSHEEEASVLPMHGVAQRTSWLSCCGLFDVVTGSSR
- the LOC106301614 gene encoding nucleolin 2 isoform X1, which translates into the protein MPPGAKKRKAAKKKQQQQEASSPQTNLIPTTNHDSREEDAVRTDKDTDERIEITDSSRDRDKKNSSSSSNSSSSSSSDDESGEVKKKESGESVSEAVTVSSVPNQPIPIAGDAPFMGSTANVIVESIGLMDSTTPPSGTLTSDESSLASDEVKQASSSATTTAKKETEGKTSTLVPEGSKESGATSSHEEEASVLPMHGVAQRTSWLSCCGLFDVVTGSSR